The Erpetoichthys calabaricus chromosome 5, fErpCal1.3, whole genome shotgun sequence genome has a segment encoding these proteins:
- the LOC114652545 gene encoding tripartite motif-containing protein 16-like has product MKKSARGSEDLTAAFLQCSSLPATGVTQTEAIKTDRQQVEKDIQIHTGKKCLECGKQFTQQSDLNRHMKIHTGEKTYCCHECDKSFSRKSDLQRHSRIHTGEKPHCCPECGKSFSMRSSLQRHRIIHTREKPHSCSECGKSFHKRSHLQRHIIIHTGEKPRCCPECVKSYLRRHIQNLRIIHKGNKPHCCPECGKSFLCISVLQNHRRCHTEKKPHCEVAALKHHKLVDLDRNLKEELCVKHQKSLEMFCKTDEMCICLMCGMTEHDGHEKVELKTEREEKQKQMGVTQSEIRRRLEEKEKNLKETRRRVEEMKLSVERVIEEHDKSFTALIRCIEEAHKKLTERIREQEKREMEKDEGVMEQLEKEIEELKRREAEVKELSETKDHLHFLQTFSSHCVLPADGDSLSFTVTADFSSEDLRKELSGLKKSLVNISQWDIMTWTPPGREAPVFTLQPPQPRSREEFLQYFSPVTLDINTAHRQLYLSERNKKVIWEWTKAEYPDHPDRFDYWEQVLCREALTGMRCYWEVEGSGDFIEIGVASKGLGKKGMGTGLGHSNSSWSLRCFNSQYSVCHNNRRTVIRAPYSPRIGVYLDWPAGSLSFYSVSHTMTLLYRFNTSFTEPLYPGFYVGPDSSVTISHLTPCDH; this is encoded by the exons ATGAAGAAATCAGCAAGAGGATCAGAGGACCTGACAGCAGCCTTTTTGCAGTGCAGTTCTCTCCCCGCTACTGGAGTAACACAGACAGAAGCCATCAAAACTGATCGACAGCAAGTGGAGAAAGATATCCAAATtcatactggaaaaaaatgtttggaatgtggcaaacaattcacacaacaAAGTGATCTTAATAGGCATATgaagattcacactggagaaaaaacaTATTGTTGTCATGAATGTGATAAGTCGTTCTCAAGGAAAAGCGATCTTCAGAGGCACagcagaatccacacaggagaaaaacctcattgttgtccagaatgtggtaagtcattctcaatgagaagcagtcttcagaggcacagaataatccacacaagagaaaaacctcattcctgttcagaatgtggcaagtcTTTTCATAagagaagccatcttcagaggcacataataatccacacaggagaaaaacctcgttgttgtccagaatgtgttAAGTCGTACTTGAGAAGACATATTCAGAACCTCAGAATAATCCATAAAGGAAataaacctcattgctgtccagaatgtggtaaatcGTTCTTATGTATAAGTGTtcttcagaaccacagaagaTGCCACACAGAAAAAAAGCCTCACTGTGAAGTAGCGGCTCTGAAGCACCACAAGCTGGTTGATCTTGATAGAAATCTGAAGGAGGAACTCTGTGtgaaacatcagaaaagtctggagATGTTTTGTAAAACTGATGAGATGTGTATCTGCTTGATGTGTGGAATGACTGAACATGATGGTCATGAAAAGGTGGAGCTGAAGacggaaagagaagaaaaacag aaacagaTGGGGGTGACACAGAGTGAAATTAGGAGGAGActtgaagagaaagagaagaatctGAAGGAGACGAGGAGGAGAGTGGAGGagatgaag CTTTCTGTGGAAAGAGTAATCGAGGAACATGATAAGAGCTTCACAGCTCTAATAAGGTGCATTGAGGAAGCTCACAAGAAATTGACTGAGAGgatcagagaacaagaaaagagagaaatggagaaggatgaaggagtcatggagcaactggagaaggagattgaggagctgaagaggagagaagcTGAGGTGAAGGAGCTTTCAGAGACCAAGGACCATCTCCACTTCCTGCAG ACTTTTTCATCTCACTGTGtccttcctgctgatggagactcGCTGAGCTTCACGGTCACTGCTGACTTTTCTTCTGAGGACCTGAGAAAGGAGCTGTCCGGTCTAAAAAAGAGTCTGGTGAACATCAGTCAGTGGGACATCATGACATGGACTCCACCAG GTCGTGAAGCTCCAGTCTTCACCCTACAGCCTCCTCAACCTCGGAGCAGAGAGGAGTTTTTACAAT acttctctcctgtcacactggacatcaacacggcacacaGACAACTCTATCTGTCTGAAAGGAACAAGAAGGTGATATGGGAGTGGACAAAAGctgaatatcctgatcatcctgacagatttgactacTGGGaacaagttctgtgcagagaggctctgactgggatgcgctgttactgggaggtggagggCAGTGGAGACTTCATCGAGATTGGAGTCGCATCTAAAGGACTGGGCAAGAAAGGAATGGGGACCGGCCTTGGACACAGCAACAGTTCCTGGAGTTTGCGGTGTTTTAATTCCCAGTACTCCGTGTGTCACAATAACAGGCGGACTGTAATCCGCGCtccctacagccccagaataggtgtgtatctggactggcctgctggctctctgtcattttatagcgtctcacacacaatgaccctcctgtacaggttcaacacctccttcactgagcccctctatccagggttttaTGTTGGTCCTGACTCCAGTGTAACAATCagccatctgacaccatgtgaccactga